The Palaemon carinicauda isolate YSFRI2023 chromosome 9, ASM3689809v2, whole genome shotgun sequence sequence gtgggtacgatatagtaccaagaaaaagaagtcgtcgaagcgttcccccaagaaagtgagtggcgtgtcctctttacagtcggtcagtgatcggtccgacgaagcctcggcctctccgtctccttcgcagaggagtgggcaaccaGCCTCCAGTgttattgttagccatagtgttctccccggtgaacccagtgtgagggaggaaccaagggctggcccctctggagagaacggaagggccgctagtgcttcgggggaatcgggccacgtggcaggggatcacgcatcctcagaagacccagtgtggggcagtgtggcTATTTCAGACTCCCCCctgccctcgtgggccggtgcgtcgggttctcccccgccagaggacaaccacgctagagttcgttgcccgagtagcgatgccttcaggtggaaattgccgaagactccggggaggtcaccgctaaggatggacgtgtccctgggtccctggcctcctagcagggacagagtagactcggtgccctcgatctctacagcagttcccgaggacttcctccagcaccctgtctcggacgatcgacggcgaagagcctcccccgcgcatcactcgagcagtcgttacgcgaggaacgtggcgccctcggactcttcggaagcagattcatcctccggaggagaacgcagggagaaacggcaccggaagagagagcggaccgatagtgatcgttcccgctccaggttgaggtcgcggcacaacaggaagcgcccacgctctcactcccgtaagtacaagagggaggtctctcccggcggcgaatgggtctacgtcccctcaggagagtccagcaagcaccgctctccagactctcggtccagtgaacgagcctctaggttgtcactgcctacacacagcctagaaccgctcgacctgccatgcaggaaggacctcgctcttaggcacaagtcctcgaggcctccggttcaccccgcccagcggggggaagcacgcttccgagaaggcagcccgaccgaaccagcccagctggggcggtcgtcgagcaggaaggaccggtttccggggttgggtcttcccaccgggaccgtgtcctcctcttccagagccttggggcagtcgaaaggcctcccggagtcggtggcccccgccctacggcgagacccacccgcgtacggggcgccctacggttacgggacGTCCTTCCTGGGACCGAGAGGAGAACGGCCGGTCTACCGCCCAAGCACGGCGCCCctacgccaagccgaggcctcggtcgacggaggcgaggcttccccgtcggaggactccgcctacagaagggtggtaggcctcgtcagaaggctCCATGAAATTCCGGAACCTTCGGCACCtaaggtgaatacctggaggtcgagcctcttgagatatactcaccgtgacgtccttccgaagtcctccctggccctgcctctcgccccagacctagtactgggacaagaatacatcgacaacttggtggccagcagtgcggaggcccccaagtcccagagtgcctccaaactcctccagggtctcaaactactgggcaaagtttatatcccggaaggacggcgcccaggtccctgtagggtggacccagccttggacatcctgggacagggcggctcggacgaaagggcctattcagcccctgtgtccttctcaccctctgaagccggcatgatggaggagatgtcaagagatatggttaacgtctcctcatggctggactggtgggcctccacgttggttaatgtacaggcctccacagaccccgacgaccctgagcaacaaggtctcctgtcggaccttctcacctccggggggaaagccctcaagtttatggcttatcaggcactctccttgacggccaactgggtccttcgaaagcgggacacagtgctttccaagttgacaagaaaaatcccggacagagaggctcgAGTGattcgtagcctacccctaggaggcgagtcgctgtttccgttgaaggaactagaagtgctgatggagaaggtgtccaagaggagagaggccaacgtccccaaacaaacatcctccaggaggcctccttacaggaggtcagtctcggatattgccgtgacccctcaggctatccccagctcttcgaggagggacgcccctgcctcctcctggacatcaactccacagccctcccgcaggggagctccagcttctgccaggtccttcaggtcaggttactccgcctcgaagagaggcagatcaggccgcccctctaggagaaggtagagggagaggccccctactcccgcccaggcctcgggttgggggatgcctcagaccttattggcaagcatggaaaacgcatggggcggatgcttggacggtgtccgtcctgaaagaaggctacaggatccccttcatagcggatccaccccctcttattccagccacccagacagaatggttggctcccagggacccgttgaaaagggctaccctgcaaaaagaagtttcctccatgttggagaagggagccatggaagaagtccttctcccagggccaggcttctacagccgcctgttcctggtggagaaagcaacggggcgggggggggggggggggggtggagaccggtgatagccctgtcggccctcaacaagttcgtcaggaagacgaacttcaagatggacaccccaaaatccgtcctgatgtccttgagggagaaagattttatgatgacggtcgacctcaaggacgcgtacttccagattccggtccacccgtcgagtcggaagttcctccgggtaaaatgggctcccagatcctgcagttcaggaccctctgcttcggactgtcgacggcccctcaagtgttcacgagggtcttcgcgacagtctcagtatgggctcacgaacgaggtatccgcctcatcagatacctggacgactggttgctcctttccagctcaaaggccctcttggaagagcaagggaaggacctcctccggttctgcaggagtctgggaatcattatcaacctggaaaaatcgaacctaactccatccaacagaatggggtacttggggatgacgttggacaccgtgcaggggaaggccttcccctcggaagacaggatacagaacctcatcaagatcattcagccgttcctgtcggagcttcccaggaaggcgaaagactggcagaggctgattggtcacctggtctcattagagaaactggttccccaagggaagatacggctcagacccgtacaatggaacctcaaggctctatggtcccagacaggctctcagaaaacatcgattccAGTCattccggacacgagagcagccttaaaatggtggcgatgccagtcgaactccctcaaggggatgcccctcgggtcctgtccccccgagtttctcctgttcacagacgcctccagcctagggtggggagcccacctgcgggaggaaacagcaagcgggacctggtcggagaccgaaaagcaactccacatcaacgtcctggagctaaaagcagtacaaaaggcatgtctgcactttgcaagtcggttgaagggaaacaccgtggccctaatgtgcgacaacgccacggtggtagcctacatcaagaaacaaggtggcatgaagtcgaaggaactgtgcgacctcaccgtaaacatcctgcattgggcggacgagcaccaggtgacactgctagcaaggttcatccccgggaaaaggaacgtgctagccgacggcctcagcaggataggtcagatagtagggacggaatggtccctacacccagaagtggcaagactcatccttcaacgctggggctccccggtgatggacctcttcgcaacgaagctcaacgccaagttaccggtttattgctccccggtaccagacgaaggagcagccctagaagacgccttccagcacaagtgggacaacctggacgtatatgcctttccccccttcacgctgctaaggcaggtgctcaacagagtaagaacctcccaaaacctaaagatgactttggtagcgccctggtggccggagagagagtggttcgcggatctaaaagacctggcaagccacccgccgtggcctctgccccccaggtcagatctactgagtcaacctcacttcctcaagttccacgacaaccctctctctcttcgccttcacgcctggagactatcgagcgctcctgaagaaggaggggtactcctcctccacagctaagaggatgtccctatacctaagaaaatcctctaccgtggtctaccaggcgaagtgggccgcctttacgaagtggtgcgcggcaaaacacataagacctcttaaagcctcggtccctgacatagctgactttctcgtgtaccttagggataaaatagggatgtcaatcccagctattaaaggagtacgagcagccttaggccaagtctttctcctgaaaggcatcgacctggggacctcgagacacatagggatgctgattagaagtttcgaacaatcctgtcctcctcaagccaggagagtgcccagatgggacctggccaaggtcctgaaaatgttgtgtcgtcctccctttgaacccctcaaagatatcggggacaaagatctcaccttcaagacagtcttcttgctagccttggcttcagctaagagagtaggtgagatccacggtctctcctacgacgtggcacactccaaagggtggagggaggtatccttcaagtttgtaccctcctttgtagcaaagactcagaacccagcagtctgggacccgaggtttgaaggtttctcaattccggccatccccaagacaggcaatacggaagacctgaagttatgcccagtcaggacgatcaggaaatacctggaaaggacggctcatctccgcccaggtgccaagaacctcttcgtctcttcaggcgttaataagaagcaagtgtccaagaacactatttccttctggctgagacaagtcatcactaggtcttacgaagaggacaaggtggcagtaccaggcactccccgcccccatgacatcagaggcctgagcacttccttggcctttgagagaaacatggcagtggggcagatcctacaggccggcacttggtcacaccagtcgaccttcacggcccactatctcaaagactactcaagaaagtctttggatggattctccattgggacagtcatcgccgccctccaagctgtgtagcggcaggctagaagacgtccccaacagtgaatagactcgtccctacttcttcaggagaagactcagtagagaagatgtgaagaggtaagtcttaaaatataagcgtaaggtttccgctgttaccccctatccgctctctgtacccccgcattccgtagccctccaggcactatgtgccagaccaagtggcagaatggctctcccgcctcctaaagtataagtctcctaaggaagtaattctcggtaagtatttgtgttggaacaaatcaaaaattttaagtaatttttatttttcctaacatacttaccgagaattacttccgggtaatggccctcccttccgtccccgagtgccattcttccattgccgggttgggctaaacggcgaacttaatgagcatcctgacccgggaaagcagtgacctgccttaatccgggccgcagggcttatcctggcggcgggggtagaaactatatggagcgagataggggggtagcgcgggaaaatcttggtcgagattgagaggtcaaggaccctcctaaggaagtaattctcggtaagtatgttaggaaaaataaaaattacttaaaatttttgatatatatatatatatatatatatatatatatatatatatatatatatatatatatgtatatatatatatataatttttgtgtgcatataggcctactgtataatatacatatgtttatagatatatgtatgtatatgcatatactgtataccgcatctgtatatgtagattaaatataaatattcatcatacaTGTGTGGTATATGCGTATGTATTTCTCAGCatgatgctaataaaaaaaaagtaaataactgAGCGGCGAAGGAAGATTTTCAAATGGTACAAATAGGATTGGATACATCGCTGCTACAGTAACccatatattaagaaaataaaagcgCGAATACAAAATTGTATCTCATTTATGAACTATACGAGATCATTATACCCGTTAACAATCATGTGGGAAAAATGGTATCTAGGGTTGTGGTAGCCCAAAGAAAACGTCCTTgcatggcaatctgttggacgggagttcgagaatcgctcaagctcgttagtatTTAGTAGTGTaagcaacctcagcatccttgtgagctagggatggggagatTGGCGGGCCTATGGGTCTACTTGCTGCCAAAGTCATCAGTAGCCCTTGCCTGGacttccttggtcctggcttgataAAGAGgtgctttgggcgctgatcactatggccagtctctaggcccTAGAGGACAGTGCAATGCCCTagagtctagggcattgccctgtcctttgcttctgtcattcatgaatgacctttaaacctttaaaataaacggGAAACATCACGGCTGATAGAACTTTTTTACCATGTAGCCTATACATACAAAAAGAAATTAGTTTAGAATCGAAGTACCTTAACGTACGTAAGGAAAAAGCAAGTTAAAAATTTTGATCAAACTATTGACAGCGAGTTTAAGGCCCTTGAGAATATAAACGCCTAGGATCAAATATTAGTAAAGTGAAATGAATGTAAACAATTTTCCACGCTTCCTTATTTAGGATAGGAAAATCACATGTTCAATTCACCATCTCCTCTGCAAATATCAGTGCGATATATGGGAATATTTACATTTGAAAACTTTAGAAGCTTCGGGGAATCATTTCTCGAACTTGGGTAGCTCTCTCCTGTATTGACCCGATTAGATTCAATTATCTTATTCGACTTCTAAACATGTACCAATGGCAGCTCTACTCCTAACAGAATTACAGCTATCCATGTTCACGGGACAGGTGAAACCTATTCAAGTAACAGCTTTAGGTAATCTAGTAAACAAGTATAATTGTACGTCCATCGTGCCCGACAAACTCCTTTGTGCTCGTTATTAGCGTTATAGGCGCTTCTTTTTCCCCAtatcaacggccataccacgttgaaaacatcGCTTCTCGTCAACAAAATATCTCATTGTTGTTGGTAAGGATTTTTAGGTCAAATGAGTCTTCAggttcaaaagtttaaaggtcgcacatgaatggtagaagcaagggacagtgacaatgccctagaaaatgaccatatatacacatgttcaGCGACCAGACACCCGTCTCCAccgaagctaagaccaaggagggccagacaatggctggtgatgtCTCAGCTGCTAAGCataaaggttccaccaaaccccctatccttagcacaCATGGATGACGAGATTGCAAGACCAATTGAACTAGAGTTTGAGCGGGGTTCAAACactagtctggctatcaccaggaaAAGACTTGATCAGCAGGCCACCGCAATTGCCTGAACGACCACACGATCTGGCAGAGCCTGGTCACAAAAGCATTTTATTTAAAACTaaaagtgcaacaaaaaataaaaactaaaaagacACGAGTAAGTGGTTTAGGATTAAACTTTCGCGACCGGTTCAGAAATGGAGTGATTCAGTCCACTTTGGAAACCTATATAATTTAAAATAGTAACCAATCAATCTTAAGTCATAAAACTCAAATGCACCCTTTGTACCCTCTAGACCTGCAGGTTTACAGTAAAACTACTACTTTTACAGTAATGCTGTTTAATTAAAAAGCGTCCACGCTGATACTCTGAATACATACACATCAGATAGATCGGGCGTGCAGGCCTTTGAAATACTAATTCCTCTATTAAATCAGTAAATGATTAATTATTAGACTAACTTTGTTCAGTGATCAATAGTTGTAGTTTATTCACAGAACTTCACGCTAAGAGACTCAAGAGCTGGTTCTCTACTAAACGCTAGATTCGTTGCGTTTTAAGTTATTTGGACAAATACCAACCTAGTTTAGATAATCAGCTTAAAAAAGTTTTGGGTGATCAGTTAACTTAAAACAATTTCCACACCTTCATCCTGTACAcagttatttcattgatttttttttttccttttttaaatctgAAAAGCAAATGTCCAAGTTTAATACTTTTTCGCCGAAAAACCCACACCTTCATACTGTACAAATCACTTTTATTTcgtggttttatattttttattatattttttcttttttaaataattaaagtATTAAAGTTTCCTACTTTGTTGACGAAAAACTCAATCACACTTATAGAAATTAAGACTTTCTGCAGATGTATTCAAGCGAGTGAAAAGAGCAGTTTCCTTTTTAGAAATTAAGACTTTCTGCAGATGTATTCAAGCGAGTGATTAAGAGTAGTTTCCTTTTGAGAAATTTTTTAATCTTCTCAAATAAAGCTTCCTACTAAAGATAACAAGTTTATCATTCACCGGTACTTTTGGCCTTACATACATAATctagaaattataaataaatataacacaCCAATATTTAAAAATAAGGTGTAGGAGTTTTAATTGGCAAACtcgatatttgaaaaaataaaagattaagttCAGGTATTGTCAATTTTATTTGTTAAAGTGAAATTCTCTCAAATTCCAAAACCAAGCAGATCGGAATAACAGACATTAAGCCGTTTATTGGGGTGGCAAGTACCCCCTGTTTATGTTACGGGTAACAGATGTAACAACAGTAGTAGTTTCTATCGTAACTGTAGTAGTTTCTTCTTGAACCAAAGTTTGAGTACTCCACACTGGCACAGTCAACACCTATGGTTAGAAATAAGAAAATGtttattaaatattgaaaaaaatgtttaCCAAGCATATTTATCACAATCTTAAGAGATTAAGAATTCTGCATTAAAATTTAAAGAATCAACATAGAAATTTAAAAATAGCCTCAAAATGTCCATCAGCTACCAGATAAGAGAACAGAAATAGTCTCTAATTACAGGcaaatgaaaacattgaaaaaattaaaaacagtatTACAAATACTTACAGAATGGGCAACCGAAACATGGGTGATGCTTTGCCAGAATCTAACAGTCTGGGTGGTAGTTACAAAACTAGTGAAAACCGATGTTACAGTCAGGGTTGGCGTGACCATTATTTCCACAGTTCTGATTATGACGGGAGTTGAAGTCACCCTCATGACAGATGTCACTGTTCGTGGATTAGCCGGGAAATAGCTGTACACAGTGACAAATGCAGTGACTAATTCATTGACGTTTGTAGTTTCGGTTATCCACACATCACTAGTTACCCTTACTCTTAGGGGATGAGTCTTGAATACCTGAAGcaaagcaagataaaaaaaattagttcAGGAGCTTTGTCAGGcaaaattataaattatgaaaaaaaaaatctagttttaaGTAAGAAGTTTATATAAGTAACCAATTAAATGATTTAGAAAAAGTTTAGTTCAAAAAATAAAGTTTAGGTCACTAACTAGTTTTGAAAAAGATGAGTAATCAGCAGGATATTTTTAAACACTGGACACTTTACAGTTTTAAAACAAAATCTTATATTCAAGGTAAAGTAAATTATGGACACTTCAGTTTTAAAACAAAATCTTATAATTCTAGGCAAAGTAAATTATTTCAACATAATCTTACAGTTTCTGTTCTAGTTTCTGTGAATGGAGTTATTGTTGCTGGTGCGAGCGCAGAAGT is a genomic window containing:
- the LOC137646937 gene encoding uncharacterized protein; translation: MAILFVLFGTFCALASCQIAPNYETHVLTSALAPATITPFTETRTETVFKTHPLRVRVTSDVWITETTNVNELVTAFVTVYSYFPANPRTVTSVMRVTSTPVIIRTVEIMVTPTLTVTSVFTSFVTTTQTVRFWQSITHVSVAHSVLTVPVWSTQTLVQEETTTVTIETTTVVTSVTRNINRGYLPPQ